One Chloroflexota bacterium DNA window includes the following coding sequences:
- a CDS encoding ABC transporter permease subunit, whose protein sequence is MANVSTTENQGRMPSPLSSLGDSLPKILIRFGLLMLLDALTISFVWQLWFSGGAGFAITVTLVVIAINVVFLRTDAMPLRWIMPGLAFMIMMHIYPVIFTVFTAFTNYGDGHLVEKPVAIQQIESRTYVPEGAPTYGWTAYRDADGNIALWLVDEEGDTYFADSEGNYAPAEEVPGIGELDANGAPLSIEGYTRVPANQKLVTLPELQGHTYGPADGGVQVTGINTATQTEQKYEYDAENDTMVDQETGLIYYNVEGTFTAEDGDQLRPGFPVTIGAENFTRIATNPAIRGPFSTIFIWTFIWAFFSVFLTFALGLFYSLVMNKPDMPFQRAIRVLMIVPYALPPFISVLIWRGLLNPVLGVIGTQWNPGWFTDPFWAKVGVLGVNLWLGYAYMFLITTGALQGISRDIYEAAKVDGASGIYQFRKITLPLLLVAVGPLLIGSFAFNFNNFTIIDLYNSGGPPIAGAATPAGHTDILISYTYRLAFAGGRGADYGLAAAISIIIFVIVAIITLFNFRYTGMLEEVSENV, encoded by the coding sequence ATGGCCAATGTCTCCACGACTGAAAACCAGGGACGAATGCCATCACCGCTTTCATCCCTGGGTGATAGTTTGCCCAAGATCCTCATCCGTTTCGGCCTGCTGATGCTGCTGGATGCCCTGACAATTTCCTTTGTCTGGCAACTCTGGTTCAGCGGGGGTGCGGGATTCGCCATCACGGTGACCCTGGTGGTGATCGCAATCAATGTGGTTTTCCTGCGCACCGATGCCATGCCCTTGCGCTGGATCATGCCCGGTCTGGCGTTTATGATCATGATGCATATCTATCCTGTGATCTTTACAGTTTTCACCGCGTTTACCAACTACGGTGATGGTCACCTGGTTGAGAAGCCCGTGGCAATCCAGCAGATCGAGAGCCGCACCTATGTTCCCGAAGGTGCCCCAACCTATGGATGGACTGCCTACCGGGATGCTGATGGCAATATCGCCCTTTGGCTGGTGGACGAAGAGGGCGATACCTATTTTGCCGACTCGGAGGGCAACTACGCGCCGGCTGAGGAGGTGCCGGGCATAGGAGAATTGGATGCCAATGGAGCTCCTCTGTCCATCGAAGGCTATACGCGTGTTCCAGCCAACCAGAAGCTGGTTACCTTGCCTGAATTGCAAGGACATACATACGGACCTGCCGATGGGGGGGTCCAGGTAACCGGGATCAATACTGCCACCCAAACGGAGCAGAAATACGAGTACGACGCGGAAAACGATACCATGGTCGATCAGGAAACGGGCCTGATTTACTACAATGTCGAAGGCACCTTCACAGCGGAGGATGGCGATCAATTGCGTCCCGGCTTCCCTGTGACTATTGGAGCTGAGAACTTCACGCGGATTGCTACCAATCCGGCGATCCGGGGTCCTTTTTCCACTATCTTCATCTGGACCTTTATCTGGGCCTTCTTCAGTGTATTCCTGACCTTTGCGCTTGGGCTTTTTTATTCCCTGGTTATGAACAAACCTGATATGCCCTTCCAGCGGGCGATCCGGGTGTTGATGATCGTGCCCTATGCCCTGCCACCCTTCATCAGTGTATTGATCTGGCGAGGGCTACTTAACCCGGTCCTGGGCGTTATCGGTACCCAGTGGAACCCAGGCTGGTTCACCGATCCCTTCTGGGCCAAGGTGGGCGTTCTGGGCGTCAATCTTTGGCTGGGATATGCTTACATGTTCCTGATCACCACCGGCGCCCTTCAGGGTATTTCGCGGGACATCTACGAGGCCGCCAAAGTGGATGGTGCCAGTGGCATCTACCAATTCCGCAAGATCACGCTACCGCTGCTACTGGTAGCCGTAGGACCCCTGTTGATCGGTTCCTTCGCCTTCAATTTCAACAACTTCACCATCATCGATCTGTATAATTCGGGCGGCCCGCCCATTGCTGGCGCGGCGACTCCGGCCGGTCATACCGATATCCTGATCAGTTATACCTATCGCCTGGCCTTCGCCGGTGGCCGGGGCGCTGATTACGGCCTGGCTGCTGCCATTTCGATCATCATCTTCGTCATCGTGGCCATCATTACCCTTTTCAACTTCCGTTACACGGGCATGCTGGAGGAGGTGTCAGAAAATGTCTAG